The following proteins are co-located in the Streptomyces sp. DT2A-34 genome:
- a CDS encoding PPOX class F420-dependent oxidoreductase: MATSTSDPISFDDSVRSLLDGRNFASVATLGPDGAPQNSVVWIKREGDTVLFSSVDARQKVRNLRRDPRISVSVYDLANPYTSVEIRGTAEILPDDAKRLPFELSHKYLGIDPPAEKDDETRVIIRVVPRKIVGFSA; this comes from the coding sequence ATGGCGACCTCCACGAGTGATCCGATCTCCTTCGACGACTCCGTCCGCTCCCTGCTCGACGGCAGGAACTTCGCCAGCGTGGCCACCCTCGGCCCCGACGGCGCCCCGCAGAACTCGGTGGTCTGGATCAAGCGCGAGGGCGACACCGTGCTCTTCTCCTCCGTCGACGCCCGCCAGAAAGTGCGCAACCTCCGCCGCGACCCCCGCATCAGCGTCTCGGTCTACGACCTCGCCAACCCCTACACCTCCGTCGAGATCCGCGGCACCGCCGAGATACTCCCGGACGACGCCAAGCGGCTCCCGTTCGAGCTCTCGCACAAGTACCTCGGCATCGACCCGCCCGCCGAGAAGGACGACGAGACCCGGGTGATCATCCGCGTCGTCCCACGGAAGATCGTGGGCTTCTCGGCCTGA
- a CDS encoding CBS domain-containing protein, which yields MTTAGDIMHRGAQWIPAHETLDRAAQLMRELGVGALPISDQNERLCGILTDRDIVIGCVAVGRDPSKVTAGEMAHGTPRWIDANADISDVLREMKEHQIRRLPVIENKRLVGMISEADLARNLPEDQVAHWAESVYARTTAPTTH from the coding sequence ATGACCACTGCCGGAGACATCATGCACCGTGGCGCCCAGTGGATCCCCGCCCACGAGACCCTGGACCGCGCCGCCCAGCTCATGCGCGAGCTGGGCGTCGGAGCCCTGCCCATCAGCGACCAGAACGAGCGGCTCTGCGGCATCCTCACCGACCGCGACATCGTCATCGGCTGCGTGGCCGTGGGTCGCGACCCGAGCAAGGTCACCGCCGGCGAGATGGCCCACGGCACCCCGCGCTGGATCGATGCCAACGCCGACATCAGCGACGTGCTGCGGGAGATGAAGGAGCACCAGATCCGCCGGCTCCCGGTCATCGAGAACAAGCGCCTGGTCGGCATGATCAGCGAGGCCGATCTGGCCCGGAACCTGCCGGAGGACCAGGTCGCCCACTGGGCCGAGAGCGTCTACGCCAGGACCACGGCGCCGACGACGCACTGA
- the corA gene encoding magnesium/cobalt transporter CorA, whose amino-acid sequence MSMAGNLRKVTGLSKVGGLRKVARLTRRRPRVDLSHPARSPLGSSVVNCVTYRDGVRVPESGDLVDVVQKVRKRGAGFVWLGLHEPTDQEFAGIAELFALHPLAVEDAVEAHQRPKLERYDETLFAVFKTVCYVDHEELTATSEVVNTGEIMVFVGRDFVITVRHGRHGSLGPLREELESSPEQLAKGPAAVLHAIADHVVDDYLSVTDSMQEDIDQVETDVFAENGARADPGRIYQLKRELLELKRAVVPLGRPLEELATRPIRVVEPEIQAYFRDVSDHLLRAKEQIAAFDELLNSILQAHLAQVTVAQNEDMRKITAYAAIVAVPTMVCGLYGMNFDYMPELRWTYGYPLVIGVISVACVTLYRGFRRNGWL is encoded by the coding sequence ATGTCCATGGCAGGGAATCTGCGGAAGGTCACGGGCCTCAGCAAGGTCGGCGGCCTCCGCAAGGTGGCACGGCTGACTCGACGGCGCCCCCGCGTCGACCTCAGCCATCCCGCCAGATCCCCGCTGGGCTCCTCAGTGGTGAACTGCGTGACGTACCGGGACGGCGTACGGGTCCCGGAGAGCGGCGATCTGGTCGACGTCGTGCAGAAGGTGCGCAAGCGCGGCGCCGGATTCGTCTGGCTCGGCCTCCATGAGCCGACGGACCAGGAGTTCGCGGGCATCGCCGAGTTGTTCGCCCTGCATCCGCTGGCCGTCGAGGACGCGGTCGAGGCGCATCAGCGGCCGAAGCTGGAGCGCTACGACGAGACACTGTTCGCGGTGTTCAAGACGGTCTGCTACGTCGATCACGAGGAACTCACGGCGACGAGCGAGGTCGTGAACACCGGCGAGATCATGGTGTTCGTCGGCCGGGACTTCGTGATCACGGTGCGGCACGGGCGGCACGGTTCGCTGGGCCCGTTGCGCGAGGAGCTGGAATCGAGCCCCGAGCAGCTCGCCAAAGGTCCCGCCGCCGTGCTGCACGCGATCGCGGACCATGTGGTCGACGACTATCTGAGCGTCACCGACTCGATGCAGGAGGACATCGACCAGGTCGAGACGGATGTGTTCGCGGAGAACGGCGCGCGTGCCGACCCGGGCCGGATCTACCAGCTCAAGCGGGAACTCCTCGAGCTGAAGCGGGCCGTGGTTCCACTGGGCCGTCCGCTCGAGGAACTGGCCACGCGGCCCATCCGGGTGGTCGAGCCGGAGATACAGGCCTACTTCCGCGACGTCTCCGACCATCTGCTGCGGGCCAAGGAGCAGATAGCCGCCTTCGACGAACTTCTGAACTCGATCCTGCAGGCGCACCTGGCACAGGTCACGGTCGCGCAGAACGAGGACATGCGGAAAATCACGGCCTATGCCGCGATCGTCGCCGTACCGACGATGGTGTGCGGGCTGTACGGGATGAACTTCGACTACATGCCGGAGCTGCGCTGGACTTACGGCTATCCGCTGGTCATAGGCGTGATATCCGTGGCGTGTGTGACGCTGTACCGCGGCTTCCGACGCAACGGATGGCTCTGA
- a CDS encoding methyltransferase, translated as MTRTHGYLLGNQQDEAGERFDAFATLFDPTTFRHLERLGVGPGWLCWEVGAGGTSVVSWLAKKVGPTGRVIATDIDTSQLTPAARPPVEVRVHDVGADEPPGEGFDLVHARLVLVHVPDRERALRSMISALRPGGRLLIEDADPALQPLLCPDEYGPEQQLANRLRNGFRKLLADRGADLSYGRRLPRLLREAGLRRVEADAYFPVASPACAALESATIRQIRGRLVTEGLATDKDIDRHLANVAAGGMDLATAPMISAWGRKA; from the coding sequence ATGACGCGAACCCACGGATATCTCCTCGGTAATCAGCAGGACGAGGCGGGCGAGCGCTTCGACGCCTTCGCCACTCTCTTCGACCCCACGACGTTCCGACACCTCGAACGGCTCGGTGTCGGACCCGGCTGGCTCTGCTGGGAGGTGGGCGCCGGCGGCACCTCCGTGGTGTCCTGGCTGGCCAAGAAGGTCGGCCCGACGGGACGGGTCATCGCGACCGACATCGACACCTCACAGCTCACCCCGGCCGCCCGGCCGCCGGTCGAGGTCCGCGTCCACGACGTGGGTGCGGACGAGCCGCCGGGGGAGGGGTTCGATCTGGTGCACGCCCGGCTCGTACTCGTGCATGTGCCGGACCGCGAACGGGCGTTGCGCTCGATGATCAGTGCCCTGCGCCCCGGCGGCCGGCTCCTGATCGAGGACGCCGACCCCGCTCTGCAGCCCCTGCTCTGCCCCGACGAGTACGGCCCCGAACAGCAGCTGGCGAACCGGCTCCGCAACGGCTTCCGCAAACTGCTCGCCGACCGTGGCGCCGACCTCTCCTACGGCCGCCGACTCCCGCGCCTGCTCCGCGAGGCAGGTCTGCGCCGGGTGGAGGCCGACGCGTACTTCCCGGTCGCCTCGCCCGCCTGCGCCGCCCTGGAGTCCGCCACCATCCGCCAGATCCGCGGCCGGCTCGTCACCGAGGGCCTCGCCACCGACAAGGACATCGACCGCCACCTCGCCAACGTCGCCGCCGGAGGCATGGACCTGGCCACCGCCCCGATGATCTCGGCATGGGGGCGCAAGGCGTAG
- a CDS encoding carbohydrate kinase family protein, translated as MLVVGDVVTDVIARHRGPLASGTDTAAAIRTVPGGAGANVACWAAYWGSSQVRLLGRVGTDAAAWHERELSASGVLPRLVVDPQVPTGTVICLVDTGAAAERTFLTDSGACLRLGPDDWADTLLDGVARLHLSGYLLFSEPSRALVAVALASARARGVPVSLDPASAGFLVELGVDRFLALVEGVDVLLPSRDEACLLTGLPDAADAAAKLSRQVPLVVVKQGADGALVARSGAVRAQVPAAPATPRDTTGAGDAFTGAFLAALLAGAGPEDAAREGCRAGALAVDRVGGRPPTAQ; from the coding sequence CTGCTGGTCGTCGGGGACGTGGTGACGGACGTCATCGCCCGGCACCGGGGGCCGCTCGCCTCGGGCACGGACACGGCCGCGGCCATCAGGACGGTGCCGGGCGGCGCGGGCGCCAATGTGGCCTGCTGGGCCGCGTATTGGGGCAGTAGTCAGGTGCGGCTCCTGGGGCGGGTCGGCACGGACGCGGCCGCGTGGCACGAGCGGGAACTGTCCGCGAGCGGAGTACTGCCCCGTCTCGTCGTGGATCCGCAGGTGCCGACCGGGACGGTGATCTGCCTGGTCGACACGGGCGCCGCTGCCGAGCGGACGTTCCTCACCGACAGCGGGGCATGCTTGCGGCTCGGCCCTGACGACTGGGCGGACACGCTGCTCGACGGTGTCGCCCGGCTGCACCTCTCGGGCTATCTGTTGTTCTCCGAGCCGAGCCGGGCGCTGGTGGCGGTAGCTCTGGCGTCGGCACGCGCGCGGGGTGTGCCGGTGAGTCTGGATCCGGCGTCGGCCGGTTTCCTCGTGGAGTTGGGCGTCGACCGTTTCCTGGCGCTGGTGGAAGGGGTGGACGTCCTGCTTCCCAGCCGTGACGAGGCGTGCCTGCTCACGGGGTTGCCCGACGCGGCGGACGCGGCGGCCAAGCTGAGCCGTCAGGTGCCGTTGGTGGTGGTCAAGCAGGGCGCGGACGGTGCGCTGGTGGCGCGGTCCGGCGCGGTGCGCGCCCAGGTCCCCGCCGCGCCGGCGACGCCGAGGGACACGACGGGGGCGGGCGACGCCTTCACGGGTGCCTTCCTCGCGGCCCTGCTCGCGGGCGCCGGGCCCGAGGATGCGGCGCGGGAGGGGTGCCGGGCGGGTGCGCTGGCGGTGGACCGGGTGGGTGGAAGGCCGCCCACGGCGCAGTGA
- a CDS encoding pseudouridine-5'-phosphate glycosidase, with product MVLVVSEEVREAINARQPVVALESTIIAHGLPRPRNLQVALELEDVVRREGAVPATIAVLDGRPHVGLDKEQLERIANEDGIRKLGHRDLPLAVAAGASGATTVSATALLAALAGVRVFATGGLGGVHREWTVTQDESADLGLLARTRITVVCAGVKSILDVPATLQRLETLGVAVAGYRTERFPGFYLSDSGHPVDWTLRSPQEVAEVMCAQDALDGPESALIVANPVPEAEQLDPELHTRVLADALHACDEQGVTGQAVTPFLLDYLVRHTDGASLSANLAAVRGNVRLAGRIAAAWAGA from the coding sequence GTGGTGCTGGTGGTGTCCGAAGAAGTGCGGGAGGCGATCAACGCGCGTCAACCCGTGGTGGCCCTGGAGTCCACGATCATCGCGCACGGGCTGCCGCGCCCGCGCAATCTGCAGGTGGCGCTGGAGCTGGAGGACGTCGTACGGCGGGAGGGCGCGGTTCCCGCGACGATCGCCGTGCTGGACGGGCGGCCCCATGTCGGGCTGGACAAGGAGCAGTTGGAGCGGATCGCGAACGAGGACGGTATCCGCAAGCTGGGGCACCGGGATCTGCCGCTCGCGGTGGCCGCCGGGGCAAGCGGGGCGACCACGGTGTCGGCGACGGCTCTGCTGGCGGCGCTCGCCGGCGTACGGGTGTTCGCGACGGGCGGGCTCGGCGGTGTGCACCGGGAGTGGACGGTGACGCAGGACGAGTCGGCCGACCTGGGGCTGCTGGCGCGCACGCGGATCACCGTGGTGTGTGCCGGGGTGAAGTCGATCCTGGATGTCCCGGCGACCCTGCAACGCCTGGAGACCCTCGGCGTCGCGGTCGCCGGCTACCGCACCGAGCGCTTCCCCGGCTTCTATCTGTCCGACTCGGGGCATCCGGTGGACTGGACGCTTCGGTCACCTCAGGAGGTGGCTGAGGTGATGTGCGCTCAGGACGCGCTCGACGGTCCCGAGTCGGCGCTGATCGTCGCCAATCCGGTGCCGGAGGCTGAGCAGTTGGATCCCGAGCTGCACACGCGTGTGCTCGCCGACGCGCTGCACGCGTGCGACGAGCAGGGCGTCACCGGTCAGGCGGTCACGCCGTTCCTGCTGGATTACTTGGTACGACACACGGACGGTGCCTCGCTGAGCGCCAATCTCGCGGCGGTGCGCGGCAACGTACGGCTGGCGGGGCGGATCGCGGCGGCCTGGGCCGGGGCGTGA
- a CDS encoding VOC family protein, translated as MNDNTTRLDHVVLWVRDPAASAEFYEKTLGMAPIRLTEFIAGEAPFPSVRVNEETILDLMPMAMVERMKMLPGADRSAGHPVNHVCLSLPEADFRGLRTHLEEHDVPVSDYSYDSFGARGKARRSFYFRDPDGNVFEARHYD; from the coding sequence ATGAACGACAACACGACACGTCTCGACCACGTGGTCCTGTGGGTGCGCGACCCCGCCGCCTCGGCCGAGTTCTACGAGAAGACGCTCGGTATGGCACCGATCAGGCTCACCGAGTTCATCGCGGGTGAGGCGCCGTTTCCCTCGGTGCGCGTCAACGAGGAGACCATCCTCGACCTCATGCCGATGGCCATGGTGGAGCGCATGAAGATGCTCCCCGGCGCCGACCGGAGCGCGGGACACCCGGTCAATCACGTCTGCCTGTCCTTGCCGGAGGCCGACTTCCGCGGCCTGCGCACCCACCTGGAGGAGCACGACGTACCTGTATCGGACTACTCGTACGACTCCTTCGGCGCCCGCGGCAAGGCCAGGCGCAGCTTCTACTTCCGCGACCCCGACGGCAACGTCTTCGAGGCCCGGCACTACGACTAG
- a CDS encoding MFS transporter — MHRDRRRPRVRRVHHARPVVATQILGGLGVATGIALAAVLATEVSGTESLAGLAPTATVAGTAVLSMPLAALMTARGRRPGLVLAYLIGAVGAGVTVVAAGIGSFPLLLCGMAAFGAASSANLQARFAAADLAEPERRARAISLVVWATTIGAVVGPNIASPAGRSVTGLGIPAAAGPFLWAAGIFLISAVVVAVLLRPDPLLTARALAPAEEQSPAARSLRAGMAAVAASPRARLAVVTVAVAHTAMVSVMAMTPVDLAHHGAGIDLIGLVISGHIAGMYAFAPLMGRLSDRLGRLSGIGLAVGLLACAAFLAGTAGGSHGQTAVGLFVLGLGWSAGLVSGSALLTDSVPQPARAAAQGLSDLVMNASAGVGGAAAGLVVAQASYGWLNFTAACLLLPLAALALFTRGRRAADVPVGD, encoded by the coding sequence GTGCATCGTGACCGCCGTCGTCCGAGGGTCCGTCGCGTCCATCACGCCCGACCGGTTGTCGCGACGCAGATCCTGGGCGGGCTGGGCGTCGCCACCGGCATCGCGCTCGCGGCCGTCCTGGCGACGGAGGTCAGCGGCACCGAGTCGCTGGCCGGGCTCGCGCCCACCGCGACCGTGGCCGGTACGGCGGTGCTGTCGATGCCGCTGGCCGCGCTGATGACCGCGCGCGGGCGGCGTCCCGGACTCGTCCTGGCCTATCTCATAGGAGCCGTCGGCGCCGGTGTCACGGTGGTCGCGGCCGGCATCGGGAGCTTTCCGCTGCTGCTGTGCGGGATGGCCGCCTTCGGCGCGGCCTCGTCGGCGAACCTCCAGGCACGGTTCGCGGCCGCCGATCTGGCCGAACCGGAGCGGCGGGCCCGGGCCATCTCGCTCGTCGTATGGGCCACCACCATCGGCGCGGTCGTCGGCCCGAACATCGCCTCGCCCGCCGGTCGGAGCGTCACGGGCCTCGGGATACCCGCGGCGGCGGGTCCGTTCCTCTGGGCGGCCGGGATCTTCCTGATATCCGCGGTCGTGGTCGCCGTACTGCTGCGGCCGGACCCGCTGCTGACGGCGCGTGCGCTCGCGCCGGCCGAGGAGCAGTCGCCCGCGGCCCGTTCACTGCGCGCCGGGATGGCAGCCGTGGCCGCCTCGCCGCGGGCGCGGCTCGCGGTGGTGACCGTTGCCGTGGCGCACACGGCCATGGTGTCGGTGATGGCGATGACCCCGGTCGACCTCGCGCACCACGGCGCGGGCATCGACCTGATCGGGCTGGTCATCAGCGGCCACATCGCCGGCATGTACGCGTTCGCACCGCTCATGGGGCGGTTGTCGGACCGGCTGGGGCGGCTGTCCGGGATCGGGCTCGCCGTGGGGCTGCTGGCATGCGCGGCGTTCCTCGCCGGTACGGCAGGCGGCAGTCACGGGCAGACGGCCGTCGGGCTCTTCGTGCTGGGCCTCGGCTGGTCGGCGGGGCTCGTCTCCGGTTCCGCGCTGCTCACGGACTCCGTTCCGCAGCCCGCGCGGGCCGCCGCTCAGGGTCTGTCGGACCTCGTCATGAACGCCTCCGCGGGCGTCGGTGGCGCGGCCGCCGGGCTCGTCGTCGCCCAGGCGAGCTACGGCTGGCTGAACTTCACCGCCGCCTGCCTGCTGCTCCCGCTGGCGGCGTTGGCGCTGTTCACGCGGGGCAGACGGGCCGCCGACGTTCCGGTGGGCGACTGA
- a CDS encoding methylated-DNA--[protein]-cysteine S-methyltransferase translates to MDSHGQYEQQVVWAVVGTDIGPLMLAATRDGLVSVVFHAKESVRDQTLDRLASRLGAEPVEAPGSPLLAQAIRQVEEYFAGSRRDFELPLDWSLISGFNRQVLRELASGVPYGTVVGYGDLAGRVGQPGAAQAVGMAMGANPLPVVVPCHRVVESDGGIGGFGGGLETKRKLLALEGVLPEPLF, encoded by the coding sequence ATGGACAGCCATGGGCAGTACGAGCAGCAGGTCGTGTGGGCCGTCGTCGGTACCGACATCGGTCCGCTGATGCTGGCCGCGACCCGCGACGGCCTGGTCAGCGTCGTGTTCCACGCCAAGGAGAGCGTGCGCGACCAGACGCTGGACCGACTGGCGTCCAGGCTGGGCGCCGAGCCGGTCGAGGCGCCCGGCTCTCCCCTGCTGGCCCAGGCGATACGTCAGGTGGAGGAGTACTTCGCGGGCTCCCGGCGCGACTTCGAGCTGCCGCTGGACTGGTCGCTCATCTCCGGCTTCAACCGGCAGGTGCTGCGCGAGCTGGCGTCCGGTGTCCCGTACGGCACGGTCGTCGGGTACGGCGACCTGGCGGGACGGGTGGGGCAGCCGGGCGCGGCCCAGGCGGTGGGGATGGCGATGGGCGCCAATCCGCTGCCGGTCGTCGTGCCCTGCCACCGGGTCGTGGAGAGCGACGGCGGCATCGGCGGGTTCGGGGGCGGCCTGGAGACCAAGCGGAAGCTGCTCGCGCTGGAGGGGGTGCTGCCGGAGCCGCTGTTCTGA
- a CDS encoding glycerophosphodiester phosphodiesterase family protein, whose product MHARAVAATTTALLGAAALLLPASAARAGAERPTIIAHRGASAYAPENTLAAVDEAAELGVSWVENDVQRTKDGELVVLHDDNLKRTTDVEEVFPDRAPWKVKDFTAAEIAHLDAGSWFGPAYAGERVPTLEQFMDRVELHHQKLLLEIKNPDLYPGIERQTLKVLGNEGWLDPDHLARRLIVQSFSADSMRTVHELKPAVKTGFLGTPAVADLSWYATFVDQINPSHSSISTDYVASVHEFEGPQGGPLEVFTWTVNDADTARLVGRYGVDGIITNSPDVVRDAFPKG is encoded by the coding sequence ATGCACGCGCGCGCTGTAGCCGCAACGACGACCGCGCTCCTGGGAGCCGCCGCCCTTCTGCTCCCCGCCTCCGCCGCCCGGGCCGGTGCCGAGCGGCCCACGATCATCGCCCACCGGGGGGCCTCCGCGTACGCCCCCGAGAACACGCTGGCCGCCGTCGACGAGGCCGCCGAGTTGGGCGTCAGCTGGGTCGAGAACGACGTCCAGCGCACCAAGGACGGCGAGCTGGTCGTCCTCCACGACGACAATCTGAAGCGCACGACCGATGTGGAGGAGGTCTTCCCCGACCGGGCGCCGTGGAAGGTGAAGGACTTCACCGCCGCCGAGATCGCACACCTGGACGCGGGCAGTTGGTTCGGCCCCGCCTACGCGGGCGAGCGCGTACCGACGCTGGAGCAGTTCATGGACCGCGTGGAGCTGCACCACCAGAAGCTGCTCCTGGAGATCAAGAATCCCGACCTGTACCCCGGCATCGAGCGGCAGACCCTCAAGGTCCTGGGCAACGAGGGCTGGCTCGACCCGGACCACCTGGCGAGGCGGCTGATCGTGCAGAGCTTCAGTGCCGACAGCATGCGGACCGTCCACGAGCTGAAGCCGGCCGTGAAGACCGGATTCCTCGGGACGCCGGCCGTGGCGGACCTGTCCTGGTACGCGACCTTCGTCGACCAGATCAACCCCTCGCACTCCTCCATCTCCACGGACTATGTCGCCTCCGTCCACGAGTTCGAGGGACCGCAGGGCGGGCCGCTGGAGGTCTTCACCTGGACGGTGAACGACGCGGACACCGCCCGGCTGGTCGGCAGGTACGGAGTCGACGGCATCATCACCAACAGTCCCGACGTGGTGCGGGACGCGTTCCCCAAGGGCTGA
- a CDS encoding MHYT domain-containing protein: MQGTIDGFSYGLVTPLVAYLMACLGGALGLRCTTRSMLVSQSWRPGWLALGSAAIGSGIWTMHFVAMMGFTVKETPIHYDKPMTFASLAVAIVMVGVGIFIVGYKGASGAALFTGGTITGLGIASMHYLGMAGMRLDGKLEYNTFTVAVSVAIAMVAATAALWAAGQVRGLMWSVGASLVMGLAVSGMHYTGMAALSVHLHGTEAPSAGDSPAALLAPMMIGPLAFLLLAGAVMLFDPKMVMGKPAGVPVEHKPGVPAHATVPHPTRRPSLRPRRALGQRGPRTPQNH; encoded by the coding sequence ATGCAGGGCACGATCGACGGATTCAGCTACGGACTCGTCACACCGCTGGTGGCCTACCTGATGGCCTGCCTCGGCGGTGCCCTCGGCCTGCGCTGCACCACCAGATCGATGCTCGTCTCGCAGTCCTGGCGGCCGGGCTGGCTCGCCCTGGGGTCGGCGGCCATCGGCTCCGGCATCTGGACCATGCACTTCGTCGCGATGATGGGGTTCACGGTCAAGGAGACGCCGATCCACTACGACAAACCGATGACGTTCGCGAGCCTGGCCGTCGCCATCGTCATGGTGGGCGTCGGGATCTTCATCGTCGGCTACAAGGGCGCCAGCGGAGCGGCCCTGTTCACCGGCGGCACCATCACCGGCTTGGGCATCGCCTCGATGCACTACCTGGGCATGGCCGGCATGCGACTCGACGGCAAGCTGGAGTACAACACGTTCACCGTCGCCGTCTCCGTCGCCATAGCCATGGTGGCGGCCACCGCCGCCCTGTGGGCCGCCGGACAGGTCAGGGGGCTGATGTGGAGCGTGGGCGCGAGCCTCGTCATGGGCCTCGCCGTCAGCGGCATGCACTACACCGGCATGGCCGCCCTCAGCGTCCATCTGCACGGCACGGAGGCCCCCTCCGCGGGCGACTCACCCGCCGCCCTGCTCGCGCCCATGATGATCGGCCCGCTCGCCTTCCTGCTCCTCGCGGGCGCCGTCATGCTGTTCGACCCGAAGATGGTCATGGGGAAGCCCGCCGGCGTCCCCGTCGAGCACAAGCCCGGCGTCCCGGCCCACGCCACCGTCCCGCATCCGACCCGCCGCCCGTCGCTGCGGCCCCGCCGCGCCCTCGGGCAGCGAGGGCCCCGCACCCCGCAAAACCACTGA